In Microaerobacter geothermalis, the DNA window ATATATTATTTTACGCTGTCCAGCAGAGATAAATCTACAAACCCGTTCAAGTTGGCTTCACCTTTAATGAAGCCTAATTTTTTTGAAGCATCGGCAAATTCCTGAAGCACTTGGCTATCCAGGTCATAGGTATAAGAAACCCGCTTAAAGGAAGATTCGAGAATATCTGTAGGTAGTTCTTTTTTGGCAATTTCTTTAATGGTCTCCTGCACAATCTGAATGCTCTCAACTTTGTTGTTATTAATAAAGTCAATACTTTTAATGTGTCCCTTTAAGATGCTTTTTACTAATTCAGGGTTGTCCTTTAAGATATTCCCGTTTGTGACAAGAATGGTATCAGAAAGCTTTCCTCCCCACGGAACCTGATCCCAATCGGCAAATACAATGGCTCCGGCTTTTTGTTCCATTTGGGAAGCCCATGGTTCTGAAACCGCAGCCACATCAATCTGTCCTTGTTGAAGCAGACCTAACATTTCGGCAGGTGCCATTGGGCGTTGTTCTACTGAACCGCCCCTGGCTTTGTTAACCAATCCAACACTTTCCATGGCGGTTTGTAAGGAAATATCATGGGTACACCCGATGGCAGGAGTAGAGTAAATTTTTCCATCTAAATCAGCGACGGATGTAACGCCGGATGACTTGCTCGCTACAAACACAATTCCTCCGGTACTGACTCCAGCAATGGCTTTTACATCTGCCCCTTTTAAAAATCGGTTTATGGATGGACCAGGTCCGACATAACCGAAATCAAGCTGCCCTGTCATTAGGGCATCCATAAAGAGGGAGCCATTGGGAAAAATTTTGGTTTCCACTTTAACACCATCGCCCAACTCTTCCTGGAAAAACCCCTTTTTCAGCCCAATCATGGCTGGGGCATGGGTAACATTAGGGAAATATCCTATAGTTACCACTTTCTTGTCAGCGATGGTTACCTTGCTGTCTTCCGAATTTGTTGCAGATTCACTACCGCAACCTGCTAACAACAGGAGCACCATACTCATTACTGCAAAAAACAACCATTTTTTCATTTTCTCAACTCTCCTTATCCTTTTTGTAATCCCCAACGGGTTAAAACTTTGTCTTCCAATTTTCGAAATACCATTTGATCCATGATGGATCCGATCATCGCGATAATCACCATCACCGCAATCACCATTTCCATACTTCCCATTGCTCTTCCAAACATGAGGATTTGGCCTAATCCGGTTCCTGTTCCAATCAACTCCCCGGCCATTAAGGCCCTCCAGGCGAAGGCCCAAGCTAATCTTAATCCGGTGATAAAGTAGGGAAGGGCAGCAGGAATACTTACTTTCCAAAAAAGAGAGACTCCTTGGACACCCATCGTTTTGGCAGCCCTTAAGAAGATCGGCTGTACATTTTTTATTCCAGCGGTGGCATTTATCGTCATGGGCAGGGTTCCTCCTAAGGCCACAACAAATATAATGGAAGCTTCCCCCCCTTGAAACCACAACAGAGCCAACGGCAACCAAACAATGCTCGGGACACTTTGCAAAGCCAATACTAAAGACCCCAGTGTATCCTCCACCAACCGGAATGTAGCAATGAAAATTCCCAAAATGGACCCTAACAGAAGAGCGATGGTGTAACCGATAGCCAGTCTTTTAAAGCTGGCTCCCAGGGCTATAATAAAGGTTCCATCTAAAGTACCCTCCAATAAGGCTTTAAACACGGTAACGGGGGATGGAAATAATAGAGATGGCCAAATTTCAAGCCTAAATATGACTTCCCATATCCCGATCAACAGACCAAGGAACACGGTTCTCTTTAATACGGTAGTCATGACCCATCTCCTCCTTTACCACTTTCTCAATCTCTTCTGCCAAAACATCCATAATCTTTTCTTCCAGGTGCAAAAGAAGACGGTCACCGATCTCTCTCGGGCGCCCTGCTTTTACCTGAAATTCTTCTTTTATATTTCCGGGACGGGTTCCGAATACCAATACCCGGTCAGATAGTTGAACGGCTTCCCTGATGTTATGGGTTACAAATAGGATGGTTTTTTTGGTGTTGAACCAAATGTCTTGCAGTTCTCTATGTAGTACCATTCTCGTTTGTTCATCAAGGGCACCAAAGGGTTCATCCATCAATAGTATTTTGGGATCCAAAGCAAGGGCTCTAGCTATGGACACTCTCTGTTTCATTCCTCCGGATAATTCGTGGGGATAGGATTTGGCAAATCGGCTTAGATGGACAGTACGAAGGTGGGCCATCGCCACATCTTCCGCTTCTTTTTTCGAGAGTTTTTTGGATCGAAGGGCAAAAATGACATTTTCTAAAACGGTTAGCCAGGGAAATAAGGCGGCTTCTTGAAAAACCACTCCCCGGTCTATACCCGGTTTTTCAATTCTCTTTCCATCCAAAACCACCTCTCCGTCACTGGCTTGATCTAGTCCGGCAATGATATTTAATAAGGTTGATTTGCCACAGCCAGATGGTCCAAGAAATGAGACGAATTCTCCGTGGTTAATGGTTAGGTTAATTCGATCTAATACAAGAAGTTCTTTTCCGTCCTTCTGGAGAAAGGATTTGGAAAGTTGATTGATTTGTAGACCCACGATTTCTCCTCCTTCCAAAAAATCAGATGATATGATGATCATGGGAAATTTCGTCAAACAAAAATCATAAATTCATATAAAAATAGTGTGAATTAAAAAAGGGAAGTTGTCAATACTTTTTTCTGGTCAAAATTAAAAAAATATAAAAAGGACGGGTTTGATTTCCCGTCCAGGTGATTGCATAAATGGGGCTATCTCATTGGTCTAGTTACTCCTCTTCTCATATCATTTAGAATCCCGTTGAAGTCATTCGTATCTAGGCGATTGTTATTCAGTCCGGCGATGCGTTGAGTGAATCGGCGGTCAGATGTAACAAAGACATCAAAACCGGGTTGAACACGATTTATTGCAGCTCGTACTTGGCTTTCGATTTGGTTGGCAGATTTTCTGCTTCTGCTGTCTACATCAATTCCAACGAGCACATTATTGCCGGAGATCAGAACGCTTGCATTATCCACGCCTCTAACCCTCGCTGCTGCATCTGCCATTCTCTCCGCTAAATCATTGGTATTGTAGGCATTAAATCCCCTTGTACCAAAACGATTATTGCCAAAATTGTTCATGGGTCCAATGTTTGTTCCATAAGGACTGTAACGATTGTCGTAGCCATATGTTCCAGGCGTGACATAACGATTGTTGTAAGGTGTTACACCATAGGGACGAGTACCGTCAACACCAAGTGTTCCATAGTTATTTCGGTTATTGTCGTCAGGAGCAGCTCCACGATAATTGGCGCAGGCTGCCAAGGAAGAAACCACTAAAACTAATGCAAAGAGAAGCAACCACTTTTTTGCATAAATTTTTTTCATCCTTTCACCTCCATCCATAGTATGAGTAGGATGAGGAAAATCAGTCGTGCTTTTCGATGGGTAGGATGTGTTATTTTCCCATCTCCATTAATTCAGAAACCGTTGCAAAGCGGTAACCCCTTTTTCGCAGTTCAGCAATAATCATAGGCAGTGCCTCCGGCGTATCTGGGCAGGAATCACTGGCGTGCATCAAAATGATATCTCCTGGATGAACCCGAGATAAGACACGATTAACCACCCTTTGCACTCCAGGTTTTTTCCAATCCAGGGAATCGGTATCCCACTGGATGACTTTGTATCCCATGTCATGTAAGACCTTAAGTACCCTTGGGTTAAAGTCCCCATTGGGTGTGCGGATTAAGGTTGGTTTTTTTCCAGTGATATCGTATAACGCTTTTTCTGCCAATTTCACTTGTTCTCTGATCCAATCATTACTGCGGGCACTGTAATTTTGATGCTGGTATCCATGACTTCCAATTTCAAAACCCATGGCGTCAATTCTTTTTACTATATCCTGATGTTTTAATGCCCAGGGTCCAGAAAGAAAAAAAGTGGCCTTGTTTACCAAAGTGTATTCCAGGACATCCAATACCGGATGGGGAATGTTATTGCCCCAACTGATATCAAAGGTAAGGGCTACCACTTTTTCATCCGTTTTGACATTGTATATTGCCGCCCAGGGTTCTTCAGCGTATGCAGCAGAAGTCGGGAAAAGGAGAGTAAAACCAAGGAGAAGGATAAGCAGAAAAGCCAGCATTTTTTTTCTCAAGTCATTCACCTTTCTTTCAAGATCGAGATATGGGAGGTGAGAGGTGGGACTGGAGTTATAAAGAAAGCTAACGTTAGTTTTTCTCGGGGGAGGGGAAATATGGGTGGCATATCTTAGCAGGGAAAATTTTCATAAAAAAATCCCTTTCTATCTTGAAAGGGAAAAACTACATATGATCATGAGGTATTTAATCAAAATCATTGAAGAAAAATAGGAAAAAGAGAATGATAATGATTAAGAAAAACCCATTACCACCAAAAAATCCAAAACCTTTGCTCATGGGAATCCCTCCCTTCCTTGGTTATAGTTACGGAACTAAATCTCCGATCATATCGTAATTACAAGAGGAATACTGTTCTTCATACACACCTTATGTATCGATGAAAGGGAATGTTTGTGTGATCACCTATTTATCATCTAAAAAGAGGAATTTGGGCAGAAGAATATTGGGCAAAGGTGATGCATGATGAAAAAAAAGTTTACTGTGGTTGTGCTTTTTATGTTCATGATTCTTCATCATCCGCAGGGTATCTATGCCAGTAAAAATAATGCAACAAAGATTACCATTACGGTTAGAAGCTCCGACTCATCTACTTTTTTTTCTACGTTAAATATTGATGGGGATTTTTCTTTTTTTGGACAGTTGGATAAAAGGCAATCCTTTTCCCAGATGATACCGGATATTCCCTTGGCTGAAATCACATTTTCCAAAGGAAAAAAAGGAAATGTAAAATATCTCTCTGATTCCTCCCATCAGTTGTTTCTGCTCCCCGATTATCAGAGGATTCCTTTATCAGATCAGGAAAAATCTTTCATCGTTAAATATGTGCAAATGACCCGAGAGGCACA includes these proteins:
- a CDS encoding aliphatic sulfonate ABC transporter substrate-binding protein is translated as MKKWLFFAVMSMVLLLLAGCGSESATNSEDSKVTIADKKVVTIGYFPNVTHAPAMIGLKKGFFQEELGDGVKVETKIFPNGSLFMDALMTGQLDFGYVGPGPSINRFLKGADVKAIAGVSTGGIVFVASKSSGVTSVADLDGKIYSTPAIGCTHDISLQTAMESVGLVNKARGGSVEQRPMAPAEMLGLLQQGQIDVAAVSEPWASQMEQKAGAIVFADWDQVPWGGKLSDTILVTNGNILKDNPELVKSILKGHIKSIDFINNNKVESIQIVQETIKEIAKKELPTDILESSFKRVSYTYDLDSQVLQEFADASKKLGFIKGEANLNGFVDLSLLDSVK
- the pdaB gene encoding polysaccharide deacetylase family sporulation protein PdaB → MLAFLLILLLGFTLLFPTSAAYAEEPWAAIYNVKTDEKVVALTFDISWGNNIPHPVLDVLEYTLVNKATFFLSGPWALKHQDIVKRIDAMGFEIGSHGYQHQNYSARSNDWIREQVKLAEKALYDITGKKPTLIRTPNGDFNPRVLKVLHDMGYKVIQWDTDSLDWKKPGVQRVVNRVLSRVHPGDIILMHASDSCPDTPEALPMIIAELRKRGYRFATVSELMEMGK
- a CDS encoding ABC transporter permease, whose product is MTTVLKRTVFLGLLIGIWEVIFRLEIWPSLLFPSPVTVFKALLEGTLDGTFIIALGASFKRLAIGYTIALLLGSILGIFIATFRLVEDTLGSLVLALQSVPSIVWLPLALLWFQGGEASIIFVVALGGTLPMTINATAGIKNVQPIFLRAAKTMGVQGVSLFWKVSIPAALPYFITGLRLAWAFAWRALMAGELIGTGTGLGQILMFGRAMGSMEMVIAVMVIIAMIGSIMDQMVFRKLEDKVLTRWGLQKG
- a CDS encoding YhcN/YlaJ family sporulation lipoprotein, with the protein product MKKIYAKKWLLLFALVLVVSSLAACANYRGAAPDDNNRNNYGTLGVDGTRPYGVTPYNNRYVTPGTYGYDNRYSPYGTNIGPMNNFGNNRFGTRGFNAYNTNDLAERMADAAARVRGVDNASVLISGNNVLVGIDVDSRSRKSANQIESQVRAAINRVQPGFDVFVTSDRRFTQRIAGLNNNRLDTNDFNGILNDMRRGVTRPMR
- a CDS encoding ABC transporter ATP-binding protein, whose product is MGLQINQLSKSFLQKDGKELLVLDRINLTINHGEFVSFLGPSGCGKSTLLNIIAGLDQASDGEVVLDGKRIEKPGIDRGVVFQEAALFPWLTVLENVIFALRSKKLSKKEAEDVAMAHLRTVHLSRFAKSYPHELSGGMKQRVSIARALALDPKILLMDEPFGALDEQTRMVLHRELQDIWFNTKKTILFVTHNIREAVQLSDRVLVFGTRPGNIKEEFQVKAGRPREIGDRLLLHLEEKIMDVLAEEIEKVVKEEMGHDYRIKENRVPWSVDRDMGSHI